From the Microbacterium thalassium genome, one window contains:
- a CDS encoding MalY/PatB family protein: MSVTPLEALPIDQLRLRSSTKWRKYPDDVLPLFVAETDFALAPGITAALARAVGLGDTGYTPPDPGIRDAFARFAQRRFGWDVDPARVRSTGDVIMGVVEILRAVTDPGDRVVVTPPVYPPFYDCVPEAGGVVERVPLIETDAAWELDLAGIEAALADGARAVLLCNPHNPTGTAHARESLAALSDIAERHGAVVVSDEIHAPLVQPGVAFTPFLAASPAAARVGYAVTSASKAFNLAGLKCALMVTADDATTRVVNGLPVEVEWRTGLFGALAGVAAFSEESDAWLDALLARLDENRRLLADLLAEHVPGARFRIPDAGFLAWVDLTDLGWGDNPAVKILRDAKVALHFGPHFGVEGRGHVRINFGCSPDVLREAVERIGALLHR; this comes from the coding sequence GTGAGCGTGACACCCCTCGAAGCCCTGCCGATCGACCAGCTGCGGCTCCGGTCCAGCACGAAGTGGCGGAAGTACCCCGACGACGTGCTGCCGCTGTTCGTCGCCGAGACGGACTTCGCGCTCGCGCCGGGGATCACCGCGGCGCTCGCGCGAGCCGTCGGGCTCGGCGACACCGGCTACACGCCCCCGGATCCCGGCATCCGGGACGCCTTCGCCCGCTTCGCGCAGCGCCGCTTCGGGTGGGACGTCGACCCCGCGCGGGTGCGGTCGACCGGCGACGTCATCATGGGCGTCGTCGAGATCCTGCGGGCCGTGACCGACCCGGGGGACCGGGTCGTGGTGACACCGCCGGTGTACCCGCCGTTCTACGACTGCGTGCCCGAGGCGGGCGGTGTCGTGGAGCGCGTGCCGCTGATCGAGACGGATGCCGCCTGGGAGCTGGATCTGGCCGGCATCGAGGCGGCGCTGGCGGACGGCGCGCGAGCCGTGTTGCTGTGCAACCCGCACAACCCCACCGGCACGGCGCACGCCCGCGAGAGCCTCGCCGCTCTCTCCGACATCGCGGAGCGCCACGGTGCCGTCGTGGTCAGCGACGAGATCCACGCGCCGCTCGTCCAGCCCGGCGTGGCCTTCACGCCGTTCCTCGCCGCGTCGCCGGCGGCAGCCCGCGTCGGGTATGCCGTGACGAGCGCCTCGAAGGCGTTCAATCTCGCCGGCCTCAAGTGCGCGCTCATGGTCACCGCCGATGACGCGACGACGCGGGTCGTGAACGGGCTGCCGGTCGAGGTCGAGTGGCGGACGGGTCTGTTCGGCGCGCTGGCCGGAGTCGCCGCGTTCTCCGAGGAGAGCGACGCATGGCTCGATGCGCTGCTGGCGAGGCTCGACGAGAACCGCCGGCTGCTGGCCGACCTCCTCGCCGAGCATGTGCCCGGCGCCCGGTTCCGCATCCCCGACGCGGGGTTCCTCGCCTGGGTGGATCTGACCGACCTCGGGTGGGGCGACAACCCCGCGGTGAAGATCCTGCGCGACGCGAAGGTCGCGCTGCACTTCGGTCCGCACTTCGGCGTCGAGGGACGCGGCCACGTGCGCATCAACTTCGGCTGCTCGCCCGACGTGCTGCGGGAGGCCGTCGAGCGCATCGGCGCGCTGCTGCACCGGTGA
- a CDS encoding MFS transporter, with protein MNTSSGSGIWSSRTVGVTVGAIALIFLAALESLAVTTVMPVVAAELDGAALYAVAFSGTFAASVIGMVASGAWCDRASPLGPLATAVGLFVLGLIVAGIATSMPVLVIGRLLQGLGAGGQTVALYVVVARVYPAAQHGRVFAAFAAAWVIPSLIGPVLAGAVAEFLHWRWVFLGVAVLTLAAFALVWVRLRTMQLATEHPEPARVGARLVWAVVVAVAALALSLAHEAGPWTPVVVAVAAVAIAVAIRPLVPRGTLGAARGLPSVVLMRGMVAGALFGAEVYLPYLLIAEYGLSPVWAGAGLTAAALLWATGSAVQGRWGDALGSTRIAIVGIALLASATAIATATAAWHGLPAVLVAGWALAGAGMGLMYPRLSVLTLSFSSPQNQGFNSSALSISEAVGAASVTALLGVAFAAVGGGAAAFATVFALATAVAVAALVPGLRLGMVADGAHLPR; from the coding sequence GTGAACACGTCCTCCGGCTCGGGCATCTGGTCGTCGCGGACCGTCGGGGTCACCGTCGGCGCGATCGCGCTGATCTTCCTCGCGGCGCTCGAGTCGCTCGCCGTGACGACGGTGATGCCCGTCGTCGCCGCGGAGCTCGACGGCGCGGCGCTGTACGCGGTCGCGTTCTCGGGAACCTTCGCGGCGAGCGTCATCGGCATGGTCGCGTCGGGCGCGTGGTGCGACCGCGCGAGCCCGCTGGGTCCGCTCGCGACCGCGGTCGGCCTGTTCGTGCTGGGTCTGATCGTGGCGGGGATCGCGACGTCGATGCCGGTGCTGGTGATCGGGCGCCTGCTGCAGGGACTGGGCGCAGGCGGCCAGACGGTGGCCCTCTACGTGGTGGTGGCGCGCGTGTATCCGGCCGCGCAGCACGGTCGGGTGTTCGCAGCGTTCGCGGCCGCGTGGGTGATCCCGTCGCTCATCGGACCGGTCCTCGCCGGCGCCGTGGCGGAGTTCCTCCACTGGCGGTGGGTCTTCCTCGGTGTCGCCGTGCTCACCCTCGCGGCCTTCGCGCTGGTGTGGGTGCGCCTGCGCACGATGCAGCTGGCCACCGAGCACCCGGAGCCCGCGCGGGTCGGCGCACGCCTGGTGTGGGCGGTCGTGGTCGCCGTGGCGGCCCTCGCTCTGAGCCTGGCGCACGAGGCGGGCCCCTGGACGCCGGTGGTCGTCGCCGTCGCCGCTGTCGCGATCGCGGTGGCGATCCGCCCGCTGGTGCCCCGCGGAACGCTCGGTGCCGCGCGCGGCCTGCCGAGCGTCGTGCTCATGCGCGGCATGGTCGCGGGCGCGCTGTTCGGCGCCGAGGTGTACCTGCCCTATCTGCTGATCGCCGAGTACGGCCTCTCGCCCGTGTGGGCGGGTGCGGGCCTGACCGCCGCGGCGCTGCTGTGGGCGACGGGCTCGGCCGTGCAGGGCAGATGGGGCGACGCTCTGGGCAGTACGCGGATCGCGATCGTGGGCATCGCTCTGCTGGCGAGCGCCACGGCCATCGCGACGGCGACGGCCGCGTGGCACGGCCTGCCCGCGGTGCTCGTGGCCGGATGGGCGCTGGCGGGGGCGGGCATGGGGCTGATGTACCCGCGCCTGTCGGTCCTGACGCTGTCGTTCTCGTCGCCGCAGAACCAGGGCTTCAACTCGTCGGCGCTGTCGATCTCGGAGGCCGTGGGGGCGGCCTCGGTCACCGCGCTGCTCGGTGTCGCCTTCGCCGCGGTTGGCGGGGGCGCGGCGGCGTTCGCGACCGTCTTCGCTCTGGCGACCGCGGTGGCCGTCGCGGCGCTGGTGCCGGGGCTGCGGCTGGGCATGGTCGCCGACGGGGCTCACCTGCCGCGGTGA
- a CDS encoding biotin transporter BioY, protein MTLAAPAPSRRRVLADVIARPSSRARAFAVDATLVVAGAALVAVLAQVSIPLWPVPITGQTLGVVIVGAALGARRGATSLAVYMLAGLAGLPVFAGFAGSVAIVAAPSFGFIIGFIAAAFVAGWFAERAWDRKPWLAFIGFAAASVVPFLFGIPYMALILNGVMGLELSFWQLLEAGLFPFIIGGLIKAAIAAAVIPGAWALVRRADAAKK, encoded by the coding sequence ATGACTCTCGCCGCCCCCGCCCCGTCCCGTCGCCGCGTCCTGGCCGACGTCATCGCGCGGCCGTCCTCCCGCGCCCGCGCGTTCGCCGTCGACGCGACGCTCGTCGTCGCCGGCGCCGCCCTCGTCGCGGTGCTCGCGCAGGTGAGCATCCCCCTGTGGCCGGTCCCGATCACCGGTCAGACCCTCGGCGTCGTCATCGTCGGCGCCGCGCTCGGCGCCCGCCGCGGTGCGACCTCGCTCGCCGTCTACATGCTCGCCGGTCTCGCGGGCCTCCCGGTGTTCGCCGGCTTCGCCGGTTCGGTCGCCATCGTCGCGGCCCCCAGCTTCGGCTTCATCATCGGCTTCATCGCCGCGGCGTTCGTCGCCGGCTGGTTCGCCGAGCGCGCGTGGGACCGCAAGCCGTGGCTCGCCTTCATCGGGTTCGCTGCCGCCAGCGTCGTGCCGTTCCTCTTCGGCATCCCGTACATGGCGCTGATCCTCAACGGTGTGATGGGCCTGGAGCTGTCGTTCTGGCAGCTGCTCGAGGCGGGCCTGTTCCCGTTCATCATCGGCGGGCTCATCAAGGCCGCCATCGCCGCCGCCGTCATCCCCGGCGCGTGGGCGCTCGTGCGCCGCGCGGACGCCGCCAAGAAGTGA
- a CDS encoding ABC-F family ATP-binding cassette domain-containing protein, which yields MLAVHDLEIRVGARVLMSDVSFRVSDGDKIGLVGRNGAGKTTLTKVLAGDVLPADGRVDRSGELGYLPQDPRSGDPEMLARTRILDARGLGTLAIGMHDASQAMGSDDPDAAAKAMRKYANLTERFEALGGYAAEAEAASIAHNLSLPDRILDQPLKTLSGGQRRRIELARILFSDAQTMILDEPTNHLDADSVVWLREFLKGYKGGLIVISHDVELVGETVNRVFYLDANRQVIDVYNMNWKNYLRQRVADEERRKKERANIEKKATALQQQAARFGAKASKAAAAHQMVARAEKMLSGLEDVRQEDRVAKLRFPKPAPCGKTPITASALSKSYGSLEIFTDVDLAIDRGSKVVVLGLNGAGKTTLLRILAGVDRADTGTVDAGHGLKIGYYAQEHENLDIGRSVLDNMMSAAPDLNATEARKVLGSFLFTGDDVLKPAGVLSGGEKTRLSLATLVVSSANVLLLDEPTNNLDPASREEILGALAHYEGAVILVSHDEGAVEALNPERVLILPDGVEDIWGRDYIDLITLA from the coding sequence GTGCTCGCCGTGCACGACCTCGAGATCCGCGTGGGAGCCCGCGTGCTCATGTCCGACGTGTCCTTCCGAGTCTCGGACGGGGACAAGATCGGCCTCGTCGGGCGCAACGGCGCCGGCAAGACCACGCTGACCAAGGTGCTCGCGGGCGATGTGCTGCCCGCGGACGGACGGGTCGACCGCTCGGGCGAGCTGGGCTACCTGCCGCAGGATCCCCGCTCGGGCGACCCCGAGATGCTTGCGCGCACCCGCATCCTCGACGCACGTGGCCTCGGCACGCTCGCGATCGGCATGCACGACGCATCGCAGGCCATGGGGTCGGACGATCCGGATGCCGCGGCCAAGGCGATGCGCAAGTACGCCAACCTCACCGAGCGGTTCGAGGCGCTGGGCGGCTACGCCGCCGAGGCCGAGGCTGCCTCGATCGCGCACAACCTGTCGCTGCCCGATCGCATCCTCGACCAGCCGCTGAAGACGCTGTCGGGCGGTCAGCGCCGCCGGATCGAACTCGCCCGCATCCTCTTCTCGGACGCGCAGACGATGATCCTCGACGAGCCGACGAACCACCTCGACGCCGACAGCGTCGTGTGGCTGCGCGAGTTCCTGAAGGGCTACAAGGGCGGCCTCATCGTCATCAGCCACGACGTCGAGCTCGTCGGCGAGACGGTCAACCGCGTCTTCTACCTGGACGCCAACCGCCAGGTCATCGACGTCTACAACATGAACTGGAAGAACTACCTGCGTCAGCGGGTGGCCGACGAGGAGCGCCGCAAGAAGGAGCGCGCCAACATCGAGAAGAAGGCCACCGCGCTGCAGCAGCAGGCCGCGCGCTTCGGCGCGAAGGCGTCGAAGGCCGCCGCGGCCCACCAGATGGTGGCGCGCGCCGAGAAGATGCTGTCGGGCCTCGAGGACGTGCGGCAGGAGGACCGCGTCGCGAAGCTGCGGTTCCCCAAGCCCGCGCCGTGCGGCAAGACGCCGATCACGGCATCCGCCCTGTCGAAGTCATACGGGTCGCTCGAGATCTTCACCGACGTCGACCTCGCGATCGACCGCGGCTCGAAGGTCGTCGTGCTGGGCCTCAACGGCGCCGGCAAGACGACCCTGCTGCGGATCCTCGCCGGCGTCGACCGCGCCGACACCGGCACCGTCGACGCGGGGCACGGACTGAAGATTGGCTACTACGCGCAGGAGCACGAGAACCTCGACATCGGCCGGTCGGTCCTCGACAACATGATGTCGGCCGCGCCCGACCTGAACGCCACCGAGGCCCGCAAGGTGCTCGGGTCGTTCCTGTTCACCGGCGACGACGTCCTCAAGCCGGCGGGAGTCCTGTCGGGCGGCGAGAAGACGCGCCTGTCGCTGGCGACCCTCGTGGTCTCCAGCGCCAACGTGCTGCTGCTGGACGAGCCGACCAACAACCTCGACCCGGCGTCGCGCGAGGAGATCCTCGGCGCGCTCGCGCACTACGAGGGCGCCGTGATCCTCGTCTCGCACGACGAAGGCGCCGTCGAGGCCCTCAATCCGGAGCGCGTGCTGATCCTGCCCGACGGCGTCGAGGACATCTGGGGCCGCGACTACATCGACCTCATCACGCTCGCCTGA
- a CDS encoding SURF1 family protein, translated as MQNLPKAGRWAIYIALAVVFAIACAFLSNWQFARNEERSGQIALVESNYDATPVPLTEAIPSGGEFDPADEWQPVVLTGRYLADEELLVRNRAHGGTSAFEVLVPFALDDGRVFLVDRGWLLPGSQSPLPDEIPAPPEGEVTVVARLQPGEPLPRSGRSAPEGQVPTINLPLVADELSAESGDALIVSAYGILVSEDPAPATTPNAIEDPSEDPGPHLSYAIQWILFAIMGFVFIGYVIRTEIRHRREDAEDEDACDDAGEHAEPRTRAPLPRRRRDRDAEDEDALLDAAGRR; from the coding sequence ATGCAGAACCTCCCCAAGGCGGGGCGGTGGGCGATCTACATCGCCCTCGCGGTCGTGTTCGCGATCGCGTGCGCGTTCCTGTCGAACTGGCAGTTCGCACGCAACGAGGAGCGTTCGGGGCAGATCGCCCTCGTCGAGAGCAACTACGACGCCACGCCGGTACCCCTGACGGAGGCGATCCCCTCCGGCGGCGAGTTCGACCCCGCCGACGAATGGCAGCCCGTGGTCCTCACCGGCCGGTACCTCGCCGACGAGGAGCTGCTCGTCCGCAATCGTGCGCACGGCGGCACGTCCGCGTTCGAGGTGCTCGTGCCGTTCGCCCTCGACGACGGACGCGTCTTCCTCGTGGACCGCGGATGGCTCCTGCCGGGCTCGCAGAGCCCGCTCCCCGACGAGATCCCCGCGCCGCCCGAGGGCGAGGTGACCGTCGTCGCACGTCTTCAGCCGGGCGAGCCGCTCCCCCGCTCGGGCCGTTCGGCCCCCGAGGGCCAGGTGCCGACGATCAACCTGCCGCTGGTGGCGGACGAGCTCTCGGCGGAATCCGGGGACGCGCTCATCGTCAGCGCGTACGGGATCCTGGTGAGCGAGGACCCGGCGCCGGCGACCACGCCGAACGCGATCGAGGACCCGTCGGAGGATCCCGGCCCGCATCTGTCGTACGCGATCCAGTGGATCCTGTTCGCCATCATGGGATTCGTCTTCATCGGCTACGTCATCCGCACCGAGATCCGCCACCGGCGGGAGGACGCCGAGGACGAGGACGCCTGCGACGACGCGGGCGAGCACGCGGAGCCCCGCACGCGAGCGCCCCTGCCCCGACGTCGGCGCGACCGGGACGCCGAGGACGAGGACGCACTGCTCGATGCCGCCGGCCGGCGCTGA
- a CDS encoding DUF3099 domain-containing protein — translation MKSSHRPQSATSLPRAPRDEASARSRKYLVMMAIRIVCFILMVVITPYGWYTWVFGLAAVFLPYVAVVTANVAQDVRSTGAEAPEARALGTAPAPTPTPVADDRVIRIEESPGGDPGRAAGAPGDPRADDRGDDTDATA, via the coding sequence GTGAAGAGTTCGCACCGGCCGCAGTCGGCCACGTCACTGCCGCGCGCACCGCGCGACGAGGCGAGTGCGCGCTCGCGGAAGTACCTCGTGATGATGGCCATCCGCATCGTCTGCTTCATCCTGATGGTCGTCATCACCCCGTACGGCTGGTACACGTGGGTGTTCGGCCTCGCGGCGGTGTTCCTGCCCTACGTCGCCGTCGTCACCGCGAACGTCGCCCAGGACGTGCGCTCCACGGGCGCCGAAGCGCCCGAGGCCCGCGCGCTCGGGACGGCGCCGGCTCCGACGCCCACACCCGTCGCCGACGACCGGGTGATCCGCATCGAGGAGTCGCCCGGCGGGGACCCCGGTCGCGCAGCCGGCGCCCCCGGCGACCCGCGCGCCGACGACCGCGGCGACGACACGGACGCCACCGCATGA
- a CDS encoding DUF4190 domain-containing protein: MSDNTSGAPTPEPADQDGSTSPSAYPPPAAYPPPAASAPPAPDAGAYPPPAQPGATDPSYGAAPAYGAPPAYGTPPAYGTAPAYGSAPAYGSAGYGTANKTNTLAIVSLIASIASFVIVPFIGSIVGVITGHMALGQIKRTGEEGRGLALAGTIIGWVGLGLSILGLILFFAVLIPLFATVGYTYS; the protein is encoded by the coding sequence ATGAGCGACAACACGTCCGGCGCACCGACACCCGAACCCGCCGACCAGGACGGCTCGACGTCGCCTTCGGCCTATCCCCCGCCCGCCGCGTACCCGCCGCCCGCCGCATCGGCGCCGCCGGCGCCCGACGCGGGCGCATACCCGCCGCCGGCGCAGCCCGGCGCGACGGACCCGTCGTACGGCGCGGCGCCCGCCTACGGGGCACCTCCCGCCTACGGGACGCCGCCCGCGTACGGCACCGCACCCGCCTACGGCTCCGCCCCGGCCTATGGCAGCGCGGGCTACGGCACGGCGAACAAGACCAACACGCTCGCGATCGTGTCGCTCATCGCCTCCATCGCGTCGTTCGTGATCGTGCCGTTCATCGGCTCGATCGTCGGCGTGATCACCGGGCACATGGCGCTCGGTCAGATCAAGCGGACGGGCGAGGAAGGCCGCGGCCTGGCACTGGCGGGCACCATCATCGGTTGGGTGGGTCTGGGCCTCAGCATCCTCGGCCTCATCCTGTTCTTCGCCGTGCTCATCCCGCTGTTCGCCACGGTCGGGTACACCTACAGCTGA
- the fabG gene encoding 3-oxoacyl-ACP reductase FabG translates to MSSDRVVLVTGGNRGIGRAIAERFVAEGLKVAVTARSGEGPEGTLTVRADVTDAAAVDAAFTEVEQSLGPIEIVVANAGVTKDTLLMRMTEDDFDSVVATNLGGTFRVVKRASKGMLRGRWGRVILISSVVGLYGSAGQVNYSASKSGLVGFARSLTRELGGRGITANVVAPGFIETDMTAALPEATQAEYKKNIPAGRFASPDEVAGVVAWLASDDAAYISGAVIPVDGGLGMGH, encoded by the coding sequence ATGTCCAGTGACCGCGTCGTCCTCGTCACCGGCGGAAACCGCGGCATCGGCCGCGCCATCGCAGAGCGCTTCGTCGCCGAAGGCTTGAAGGTCGCCGTCACGGCACGCTCGGGGGAGGGGCCCGAGGGCACGCTCACGGTGCGCGCCGATGTCACCGACGCCGCCGCGGTGGACGCCGCGTTCACCGAGGTCGAGCAGTCGCTCGGCCCGATCGAGATCGTCGTCGCGAACGCCGGCGTCACCAAGGACACGCTGCTCATGCGCATGACCGAGGACGACTTCGACAGCGTCGTGGCGACGAACCTGGGCGGCACCTTCCGCGTCGTCAAGCGGGCCAGCAAGGGCATGCTCCGCGGGCGCTGGGGACGGGTCATCCTCATCTCGAGCGTCGTGGGGCTGTACGGCTCGGCCGGCCAGGTCAACTACTCGGCGTCCAAGTCCGGGCTCGTGGGCTTCGCCCGTTCGCTCACGCGCGAGCTGGGCGGACGCGGGATCACCGCGAACGTCGTGGCCCCCGGCTTCATCGAGACCGACATGACGGCGGCGCTGCCCGAGGCGACGCAGGCCGAGTACAAGAAGAACATCCCCGCAGGCCGGTTCGCGAGCCCCGACGAGGTCGCCGGTGTCGTCGCGTGGCTGGCGTCGGACGACGCGGCCTACATCTCCGGCGCCGTGATCCCGGTCGACGGCGGCCTCGGAATGGGGCACTGA
- a CDS encoding alpha/beta fold hydrolase, whose protein sequence is MDVILIPGLWLDAASWDAVLPSLRAAGHTPHPLTMPGVGAPGPDVVDIAIDDWVAAVVAEIDRCGSDVALVGHSGGGNVAYGALDARPGRVARIVFLDTFPPPDGSDIWEFPVVDGVIPFPGWDFFDEGEVADLDEDTRVRAGAGAASVPPLVPATPLRLRDERRRKTPATLITTTVPGEQIRAFMRDEPWAGELAAIEDLTIVQLHPAGEPTGHWPQFSIPDRVGQAIVDALG, encoded by the coding sequence ATGGACGTGATTCTGATTCCGGGCCTGTGGCTCGACGCCGCGTCATGGGACGCGGTGCTTCCTTCGCTCCGCGCCGCCGGCCACACGCCGCACCCGCTCACGATGCCGGGTGTCGGCGCTCCCGGCCCCGACGTCGTCGACATCGCGATCGACGACTGGGTGGCGGCCGTCGTCGCCGAGATCGATCGATGCGGGTCGGACGTCGCCCTCGTCGGCCACAGCGGCGGCGGGAACGTCGCCTACGGCGCGCTCGACGCCCGCCCCGGTCGCGTCGCGCGCATCGTCTTCCTCGACACCTTCCCTCCCCCGGACGGCTCCGACATCTGGGAGTTCCCCGTCGTGGACGGCGTGATCCCGTTCCCGGGCTGGGACTTCTTCGACGAGGGCGAGGTCGCCGATCTCGACGAGGACACCCGGGTCCGCGCGGGCGCAGGAGCCGCATCCGTCCCGCCGCTCGTGCCCGCGACGCCGCTGCGGCTGCGTGACGAGCGACGTCGCAAGACGCCGGCGACCCTCATCACCACGACGGTTCCCGGCGAGCAGATCCGCGCCTTCATGCGCGACGAGCCGTGGGCGGGCGAGCTGGCGGCGATCGAGGATCTGACGATCGTGCAGCTCCACCCCGCGGGTGAGCCCACGGGCCACTGGCCGCAGTTCTCGATCCCCGACCGGGTGGGTCAGGCGATCGTCGACGCCCTCGGCTGA
- the serB gene encoding phosphoserine phosphatase SerB produces MPSTPARFLVVLDADSTLIRNEVIELIADEAGRGAEVAAATEAAMRGEVDFATSLRSRVQALAGVPVERFSRILERIEPTPGVVDLISGVHERGGLVGVVSGGFHEILDVVAPSLGVDMWRANRLTVEGGVLAGTVEGTIVDAAVKAASLREWAAEHGVPSSRTVAIGDGANDLQMMSAAGLGVAFNAKPTVRAQADLVIGPVDLREVLPLLP; encoded by the coding sequence ATGCCTTCGACGCCCGCGCGCTTCCTCGTCGTCCTCGACGCCGACTCCACCCTCATCCGCAACGAGGTCATCGAGCTCATCGCCGACGAGGCGGGGCGCGGGGCCGAAGTGGCGGCCGCGACCGAGGCGGCGATGCGCGGCGAGGTCGACTTCGCCACCAGTCTGCGCTCGCGCGTGCAGGCCCTCGCCGGCGTGCCGGTCGAGCGGTTCTCGCGGATCCTCGAGCGCATCGAGCCCACGCCCGGCGTCGTGGACCTGATCTCGGGCGTGCACGAGCGCGGCGGACTGGTCGGCGTGGTCTCGGGGGGCTTCCACGAGATCCTCGACGTCGTCGCCCCGTCGCTCGGCGTCGACATGTGGCGCGCCAACCGCCTCACCGTCGAGGGCGGTGTGCTCGCCGGGACCGTCGAGGGGACGATCGTGGATGCGGCCGTCAAGGCCGCGTCGCTGCGCGAGTGGGCGGCCGAGCACGGCGTGCCGTCGTCGCGCACCGTGGCGATCGGCGACGGCGCGAACGACCTGCAGATGATGTCGGCCGCCGGCCTCGGGGTGGCGTTCAACGCAAAGCCGACGGTGCGGGCTCAGGCCGATCTGGTGATCGGCCCCGTCGACCTGCGCGAGGTCCTCCCCCTGCTCCCCTGA
- a CDS encoding glucose-1-phosphate adenylyltransferase, whose translation MPAVPKVFGIILAGGEGKRLMPLTADRAKPAVPFGGQYRLIDFAISNLINSELRQIVVLTQYKSHSLDRHVSQNWRMSPLLGAYVASVPAQQRLGKRWFTGSADAILQSMNLINDEKPDIVVVIGADHVYRMDFRQMLEAHIESGARATVAGIRQPISMANQFGVIDVDKDDPAKINEFLEKPQDAVGLADAPHEILASMGNYIFDTDALIEAVEADGELPTSNHDMGGDIIPYFVDRGEAGVYDMKRNEVPGSTDRDRAYWRDVGTIDSFFDAHRDLISTLPVFNLYNMEWPIHSQAVNSPPAKFVRDSVGRIGNAIDSIVSLGSVLSGTHLERSVVGPWTLAGGGSTITDSVLFDRITIGAGARIHRAILDKNVVLEDGATVGVDRERDIARGFTVTDSGITIVGKGVRIER comes from the coding sequence ATGCCTGCAGTGCCGAAGGTCTTTGGAATCATCCTCGCCGGGGGCGAGGGCAAGCGTCTCATGCCGCTCACGGCGGATCGCGCGAAGCCGGCGGTGCCCTTCGGGGGCCAGTACCGCCTCATCGACTTCGCGATCTCGAACCTGATCAACTCCGAACTGCGGCAGATCGTCGTGCTGACGCAGTACAAGTCGCACAGCCTCGACCGTCACGTGTCGCAGAACTGGCGCATGTCGCCGCTGCTCGGTGCGTACGTCGCGTCGGTGCCGGCGCAGCAGCGGCTCGGCAAGCGGTGGTTCACCGGGTCGGCCGACGCGATCCTGCAGTCGATGAACCTCATCAACGACGAGAAGCCCGACATCGTCGTCGTGATCGGCGCCGACCACGTGTACCGCATGGACTTCCGCCAGATGCTCGAGGCCCACATCGAGTCGGGAGCGCGGGCGACCGTGGCCGGCATCCGTCAGCCGATCTCGATGGCCAACCAGTTCGGCGTCATCGACGTCGACAAGGACGACCCCGCCAAGATCAACGAGTTCCTCGAGAAGCCGCAGGATGCCGTGGGCCTCGCCGACGCCCCCCACGAGATCCTCGCATCGATGGGCAACTACATCTTCGACACCGATGCCCTCATCGAGGCGGTCGAGGCCGACGGCGAGCTCCCGACCTCGAACCACGACATGGGCGGCGACATCATCCCGTATTTCGTCGACCGCGGCGAAGCGGGCGTCTACGACATGAAGCGCAACGAGGTGCCCGGGTCGACCGACCGCGACCGGGCCTACTGGCGCGACGTCGGGACGATCGACTCGTTCTTCGACGCGCACCGCGATCTCATCTCGACGCTCCCGGTGTTCAACCTCTACAACATGGAGTGGCCCATCCACTCGCAGGCGGTCAACTCGCCGCCGGCGAAGTTCGTGCGCGACTCGGTCGGGCGCATCGGCAACGCCATCGACTCCATCGTGTCGCTCGGCTCGGTCCTGTCGGGCACGCACCTCGAGCGCAGCGTCGTGGGCCCGTGGACCCTCGCCGGCGGCGGATCGACGATCACCGACTCGGTCCTGTTCGACCGCATCACGATCGGCGCGGGCGCCCGCATCCACCGGGCCATCCTCGACAAGAACGTCGTGCTCGAGGACGGCGCGACCGTCGGCGTCGACCGCGAGCGGGACATCGCCCGCGGGTTCACCGTCACCGACTCGGGGATCACGATCGTCGGCAAGGGCGTGCGCATCGAGCGCTGA